In the genome of Deinococcus aerius, the window CACTTGCCTCCCTTCAAGGGGAGGTGGCCCGTAGGGCCGGAGGGGTTTACCCGCGACGCAACCGCCCAAATCTCTCCCCATTCACTCAATTTATTCAGGAGTCCCCATGACCACCCTTCCCAAGCCCCGCCAACCCCTCCTCAAAACCTCGCTCCCCGGCCCCAAGACGAAGGCCATCATGGAGCGCGACTCTCAGCACCTCTCCACCTCGTACATGCGGCCCTATCCCTTCGTGCCGGACCACGGCGAGGGTGTGTGGCTCACCGACGTGGACGGCAATACCATGCTCGACTTCTTCGCGGGCATCGCGGTGAGCACGACGGGGCACGCACACCCGCATGTGGTGAAAGCCGTGCAGGAGCAGGTCACGCGGTTCACGCACGTCTGCCTGACCGACTACCCGCAGGAGATCACCACCAGCCTGGCCGAGCGCCTCGTCGCGCACATCGAGCGGCCCGGCGAGAAGTGGCGCGTCTTCTTCGGCAACTCCGGCGCGGAGGCGGTCGAGGCGGCGGTGAAGCTGGCGCGCAACCACACCGGGCGCACGCACGTCATCTCCACGCTGGGGTCCTTCCACGGGCGGACCTACGGGGCGATCACGCTGACGGGCTCCAAAACGAAGTACAAGCGCGGCTTCGGCCCGCTGCTGCCCAACGTGAGCCACGTGCCCTATCCCAACCCCTTCCGCCCGCCGCTGGGGAGCACGCCGGAAACCTGCGGGCAGGCGGTCCTCGACCACATCGAACACCTCTTCCAGACCGTTATCCCCGCCGATGAGGTCGCCGCCATCATCATCGAGCCCATGCAGGGCGAGGGCGGGTACATCGTGCCGCCCGCCGACTTCCTGCTGAAGCTCCGCGAACTCTGTAATCGCCACGGCATCCTCCTGATCTTCGACGAGGTGCAGGCGGGGATGGGCCGCAGCGGGAAGATGTTTTCCTTCCAGCACTTCGACGTTCAGCCCGACATCGTGACGCTGGCGAAGGGCATCGCCTCGGGCCTGCCCATCAGCGCGATGCTGGCGAAGGAAAGCGTGATGACCTGGCCCGTGGGCTCGCATGGCAGCACATTCGGCGGGAACCCGGTCGCGGCGGCGGCGGCGCACGCGACCCTCGACCTGCTCGAAGGCGTGGTCAAGCACCCCGGCTGCGGCGAGAACCTGATGGACAACGCGGCCCGGGTCGGCGCCTACATCATGGACGAGTTGCGGGGGATGCAGGCCGAGTTCCCCTTCCTGGGGGACGTGCGCGGAGAAGGCCTCTTCATCGGTCTGGAGTTCGTGAAGCCGGACGGCAGCCCGGACGGGAAATTGCGCGACGCCGCGAGCATGGCGATGTTCGAGCGCGGCCTCCTCAACCTCGACTGCGGCGAGGCGGTCATCCGCATCAGCCCGCCCCTCATCCTCACCCGCGAGGAGGCCGAGACGGGCCTGGGCATCATGCGGGAGGCGCTCGCCAGCCTGAAGTAGGAGCCGCGAGCAGAGGGGCCGTCCTCCCCGGGGTGACGGTCCCTTTCCTTGAACTCGGGCCGCTTGTGTTACGCTGTGATCAGAAAGGAGGCCGCCCATGACCATCGCCGATCCGACCCGAACCGGGTATGCCGCCGAGGTGGTGGCGAACGCCTTCCTCGACCTCGCGCGGGCCGAGGGACGCACGCTGACGCAGATGCAGGTTCACAAGCTGGTGTACATCGCGCACGGGTGGACCCTGGCGCTGCTGGGGCGGCCCCTGATCTACAACACGGTGCATGCCTGGCGGCACGGGCCGGTGGTGCGCAAACTCTGGGACTACTGGCGCGGCGAGCGGACGCTGGGCCCGGACGATGTCCTGCCCGTCGCCCCCGGCGAACCGGACCTCGGCGCCGATCCCGAGGCGCTGGAGGTCG includes:
- a CDS encoding acetyl ornithine aminotransferase family protein, producing MTTLPKPRQPLLKTSLPGPKTKAIMERDSQHLSTSYMRPYPFVPDHGEGVWLTDVDGNTMLDFFAGIAVSTTGHAHPHVVKAVQEQVTRFTHVCLTDYPQEITTSLAERLVAHIERPGEKWRVFFGNSGAEAVEAAVKLARNHTGRTHVISTLGSFHGRTYGAITLTGSKTKYKRGFGPLLPNVSHVPYPNPFRPPLGSTPETCGQAVLDHIEHLFQTVIPADEVAAIIIEPMQGEGGYIVPPADFLLKLRELCNRHGILLIFDEVQAGMGRSGKMFSFQHFDVQPDIVTLAKGIASGLPISAMLAKESVMTWPVGSHGSTFGGNPVAAAAAHATLDLLEGVVKHPGCGENLMDNAARVGAYIMDELRGMQAEFPFLGDVRGEGLFIGLEFVKPDGSPDGKLRDAASMAMFERGLLNLDCGEAVIRISPPLILTREEAETGLGIMREALASLK
- a CDS encoding Panacea domain-containing protein — encoded protein: MTIADPTRTGYAAEVVANAFLDLARAEGRTLTQMQVHKLVYIAHGWTLALLGRPLIYNTVHAWRHGPVVRKLWDYWRGERTLGPDDVLPVAPGEPDLGADPEALEVVRSVWRNYGQMDGEDLARLTHLQGSPWTQTYGLPNDLIPNEVTREYYTSLARSA